CAAATTGACTGGCAGGCTGTCCAATGAGATCAGGCGTGGAGGTACAAGGTAGCTGCTCCCTTGCGGTTTGCTCCATCATCTCATTGACAAACATGACTGTGCCTTGTTTATCTACGGTGGCAATGGAGAGAGGCACTGCATTCAGAATCTGATGAAGTTTCTCCGTTTCAGCTATGTATCGGTGGTGGACTTCCGAGAGATGCTGCTCCAGCCCGCGATAGTGCTTCATCCGTTCCAGCCATAGCAGACTCAGACTGCCCGCAACAATGGCTCCAGCGGTATATCCAAGTGCTGTAAGTATCATGTAGGTCGCAGAGTATGTGGATTCATTCTGGAGGGATGCGATCCATAACAGACTCGTTACAATCAGTTCCATTGTAATCAGGATGATGAGGATCGTCATTTTGCGCGAAGGTGTATTATGCTTGAATCGTTTGGCAGACAACCATACAATAGGATAGAGAAGAATGCCCGTATGAAGGAGAAATCCGTACAGATCATAGGGATGCGCAAAAAGAAAATAGAAGAGAATATGTAGAATGGACAGCGTTACGCCTATAGCGGACTTACAATACAAAATAACAAGTATCACAGGTACGATGCTTAATGATATGGGTACGGCCATCGGGCTTGCATAGAGCGCAAACAGCAAACACAATAGCATGCTCGCGACACTCGTCACAGCAAAAACGGTCTGCATCATTCCGGCATGTTCCATTCTGGCAATAGCCCGCTTGGAGAGTACCAGACGGAATAAGGGAATCAGAAATACCGCCGACCCTGCCAGCAGTACTTGTAAAAGCATGTCCTTTAACGCAACCACAATGCCATCTCCTCCTCTGCCTGCACATTCCCTCATGTATTTCTGATTAAAACATAGGCGACAGTATATTACAATATATCCCTTAAGACTGCACAATAGAACTGCTCATAACTCCATTATATTTCAGAAAAAGCCAGGAGTAGACACATTTTACGTAAAACAGACAAAATCAATGAAAAAAGAGGGTAATAACATATGTATGATGTCATTGTAATCGGTGGTGGATCTGCGGGCCTGATGGCTTGCGTTGCTGCTGCCGAGCATGGAGCCTCCGTGCTTCTGCTGGATAAAGGAGATCAACTGGGTCGTAAACTCGGCATCTCTGGCGGAGGTCGATGCAATGTAACCAATGCCAAGGAAACGGATGAACTCATCCGACATATTCCAGGTAATGGACGCTTTTTATATAGTTCGTTTCAGAATCTGGACAACCAGGGAATCATGCGTTTCTTCGAGAATCTCGGAATTGCCCTGAAAGAAGAAGACAACGGCAGAATGTTCCCTGTAACCGATAAAGCGAAAACAGTCGTGGATGCGCTGGTAGGAAAGATTGTCTCCCTCGGCGTTGAGATTCGCACCAAAGAACCGGTCAAGGAAATTATTCAGAACGGTCAGCAGATACAGGGTGTTAAATTGATATCCGGTAAAACTATTCTTGGGCGCTCTGTCATCATCGCTACCGGCGGCAAATCCGTACCTCAAACCGGATCTACCGGAGACGGTTATCCCTGGGCTGAGGCTGCGGGTCACACCATTACAGAGTTATATCCAACCGAAGTGCCCATTGTGTCTGGGGAGAGTTGGATTCAATCCAAAGAACTGCAAGGTTTGTCTTTGAGGGATATCGCTCTATCCGTAGTGGATGCCAAAGGAAAAACGGTCATCTCCCATCGCGGGGATATGATCTTCACGCATTTTGGAGTATCTGGCCCCGTCGCACTGCGTTGCAGCCAATTTATCCGCAAGGTTCAGATGAAGTCTGGAAACCCACAGGTCATTATGAGCATTGATCTGTTCCCGGAGCTGTCCTTGGGTGCATTGGAAGCACAGGTGCAACAGGTATTGGAACAAGAATCCCGCAAGGCTGTCAAAAACATTTTAAAAACATGGGTTCCTGAACGTATGATCCCCTTAATGATGAAACGGGCAGAGATCAGCGATGACCTTACGTTCCACCATTTTCCCAAAGGTATGTTAAGCACCTTGTGCGGGCTAATGAAAGCTTTTACCTTCCGTGCAGACGGAACGAGATCGCTCAAAGAAGCCTTTGTTACTGGGGGAGGAATCCACTTAAAGGAGATATACCCAAAAACAATGGAATCCAAGCTGCTGCCTGGACTATTCTTTTGCGGTGAAGTTTTGGATATTCACGGCTACACCGGAGGGTATAATATCACCGCTGCATTCTCCACGGGATATACGGCTGGCATGCATGCGGCTGAATATAGACACGTTACATCATAATAGGTATTACACCTTTTAACCCGATCATGAATTAGCTCAGATGCCAAAAACCCCGATATCCACTATCTGTGGACGATCGGGGTTTTTGGGCATTGTTCCATTTTAGAAAAATTGGCTCGAACTGTTCTTAGCTTGTGATGCTTCTATGCTTTCACACTGCCTGAAAATCCATCAGCCGAATCATCGTATGTCGGGTCATCGCTATAGTTATGTCTGCCTTGCTCCGTCTGACTTCCCTGGGTTCCGTTCGCATAACCCTCATTCCAGTCTTCATTCACGAGATGAGCCGGAATCGATATATTCTGAAACTGATCCAGCTCTTCCGTTTGCGCGGCAAATACGGCACTTCCTCCATGAGATTGTACAATCTCTACGGCAGACTGAGGATCTTGGCGATCTGTGGGGATGTACAATTCCAGCGGGCCGGACTGATACGGCTTATATCCCAATTCCTCCAAGGTTGCCCTTGCGGCATTCAACGCTGAACCATCTGAAAAATGCACCTGTAGTTCGCTATTATCCATCATCGTCTCTTCCTCCTTGCTACAGCTAATCTCTCATCATCCATAGATGAGATTCTTCTTCTATAGCATGGGCAGATATAGCGCACGATATGCTCCGAATTAGAAAGGAATTCCTTTAGGCCCGGGTCAGCCGAACCCATCCGGCAATAGATAAGACACAGAGTCCAAAAGCCACCGCACCTGCAGCTGTCAGAATACCGACGATCCAGCCGAGCCAGGCCAATCCCAGCGTGAATCCCATAAGAATACCAATCGGGACAAACAACATCCGAACCATCATTGAACTTGCAAGATGCAGCGCCTCCGAGTCATATGTTATAAGCTGAACATAGTCGGACGTGGCAAAAACATCCCAGGAACGATAAAACATCACCGTCAACATGATGATTAATAACGCACACACAATGATATTGACCGGAAAAGGTGGCAATGCAACTGCTGCGATGGATAGTCCTCCAAGCTGCAGATACAATTTCATCGTGGCCGAGTTCCGGAAAAATGCCTTGAATGCAATCTCCGCTGTCCGATTCGCGATGGAACGCTTGCGTAACAGTTTACGCGGTTTGCGGAAGATAATAGAACGTGTTCGTGGGGCTTTCGGCTTGCTCACTGCCCGGCTTAACATTAGAGCTGTAAGCTGCAGCCTGCTACGCAGATCCTCCCGCACATCCCCTTCAAACGTTCCCTTCATCAACAGCCTCATCTGTCCAACTGTAATCAGAAGAAGCATGATAATTACAATTCCAAAACTGATTTTCCATGTCTGTCCATGCATCCATGATGTCGCATTAATGGTCATATAACCTATGCCAATGACGAGAGGGATCATCTGAATCCAGCGCCGCCATCCTGTAAGCCGAACCTTTGTCATATGTAGTGTTATGGCTTGAAATGAAGCTACTGCACCAAACCAGACAGCCATAAGTGCAATCTGGAGATTCGACATCTCATAGACACGAGACCACAGGGGTGCGGTCAGCGCTGTAATCAGGATCATTTTGCCCAGATGTTGCAGACAGGACCGGTAGAGCCCTTGCCTCATTAACGTGCGCATCCACAACGGCCTTGATTTCAGAAACAATACATCCGCTTCCTCCACAAATATCAACACACCACCGGTAAGCATAACGACGTCAATCAGCCCAGTCAGTACGGGGAGCGGTAATCCTGTCGCCCATGCAGGCAGTGATTTGGTCCACAGACTCGTGTACCATCCAATCAGATAGAGCAGACCCGGAACAAGCAGGTATACCCACACTGTCCAATCCACGACGAGTCTGAGATTTTTCATCTGTTCCTTGAAGTGCTCTTTGCGTCTTCGTCTGTATAAACGAAGTGGGGTATAACGCTGGGAAGTTTCCATTCTCTCTCACCCTTTCTCTATCTAAGACGTCAATACATCGAAACAGTCAAACAAAGAGGCTTCCGGCAATCCTGCCGCTTCACGGATCTCATCCAATGTTCCCTCGGCAGCCGATCTGCCCGAAGCAATCAGAATAAACCGGTCGCAGATTCGTTCAGCGGTATCCAGTACATGCGTAGACATAAGCACACCCGCGCCGCGGCGACGTTCATCATCAAGTAATTTTAGAAAATCCTTGGTTGCACGAGGGTCCAGTCCGATGAACGGCTCGTCCACAATATAAATATCCGGGGAAGACAGAAATCCGATCATCAACATCATTTTCTGCCGCATGCCCTTTGAGAAACTGGCTGGAAGATCATTCCGAACATGGTCCATACCGAAACGAATCAACAGTTCCTCCGCTCGGGTAACAAAGGCCTCTTCCTCCATTTCATACGCCGCTGCGGCCAGATCAAGATGTTCCCATAAAGTCATATATTCATAAAAAACCGGTTGCTCCGGGATATAGGCATAACGACCATCTCCCCCAATCGTCACTTCATAGTTCGCATGTTCCAGCAGACCAAGAAGTGTTTTGATTGTGGTACTTTTGCCCGCACCATTGGGTCCGATAATACCTACCAGTTCTCCTCGCCCCACATTCATTCGAATATTGCGTATGGTTGATTGTCCCGGCTCGTATCCTGCCTCTGTAATATGTACGTCCAATATGGACTCCTGTACTTCCTTACTGTTATATTCCGTTCCCATATCATTCACTCCCTGTTCTGATCAGGCGTTTATTTCATTCTTTATGTTTTATTGTAATCGAGTTGCGGGTTGTATGTTTGATCATTTTGGGCATTTCTATATAGATGGCAAATAAACAAAGCAATAAATCATAGTAATGTATGATTTATTGCTTTGTTTATTATTCTTCATTTTCAGAAACAGAGTATGTACGAATAATTGAGACTAATCGTACAAATGTGTACTTGTGGTTCACCATATCAACAGTAAAGTCCTCAGCAAATGTTTGATCCATCTTAAGATACACATTGTTATAACGTAGAAAGATTACCAATGCGGTAAAAGCCGTTCTTTTATTAGCATTATGAGAAGGATGGTTTTGGCCCAAAGATTGAAAGATTGCAGCAGATTCAAGCAGGCCAGAATCTTTAATTCCAACTGCTCTCCAGGACTGTAACGCTTAATCATAGCTACGTTGATCGCAATAATCTCTTGAATACTCAAATACCGGGTCATACTCACCTATCCTTGAGACCTTTCAAGGTTTGATCATATTCACCCATCACTTCAGCCAATGTATCCATAAAATCACTACTGATTCCGTTAGGCAAATTAACTTTTGTAGCCTTTTTAATAATAATCTCCCCATTAGACTGATTTATCTCGATTTGAACCATATCGCCTTGCTCAAGACCAATTTGTTTGAAGGCATCTGTCATTGTTAATCCAAGACTATTACCGAATTTCGTTACTTTTCGTTCCATCTTACTCACCCTATTCATTCATTCATTCATTACTACCTCTAGTTATACTATTTAATTGTTATAACAATTATAGTGAAACTTTTGTCCATTTGCATATTATTTCGAATTTTGAAATGCAAAAAAGAAGCAGGGGTTCCGGAGCCCCTGCTTCTTCATATTACAATGAAAATCTCATATTACCGATTTGTCTCCACCACAAGAGTAGTTTCATTCTCTGCATCTGCATCCACGTTCAGACCGAGATCCAGTGCTCCACGGCTTTCGCTCGCGTAGCTGCTGCTGTCGGTACGCTCACGGTCATTCACGCGGTTAGTGCGTTCGGATTGAGCCATCGTTGCACTCTCTCCTTCTGCTTTTGCGTTCAGACCCAGATCCAGTGCTCCGCGGCTTTCGCTCGCATAGCTGCTGTTCACGTTACGCTCGCTGTCTTTCACGCTGTTGTTGCGTTCAGATTGAGTCCAAGTCGCACTCTCTCCTTCGGCATTCACGTTCAGACCTAGATCCAGTGCGCCACGGCTTTCGTTTGCGTAGCTGCTGTTCACATTACGCTCGCTGTCTTTCACGCTGTTGTTGCGTTCAGATTGAGCCATTGTTGCACTCTCTCCTTCTGCATTCACGTTCAGACCCAGATCCAGTGCGCTACGGCTTTCGCTTGCATAGCTGCTGTTTACGTTCCGATCCTCGCCGCCTCGTGAATAGTCGCTCATCGTTGTACCTTCTCCCGACACATTGGCATTCAGCCCAAGGCCCAGCTTGCCAGAACTGCTACGCTCAACTGTGTGGTCGGAAGAAAGATCATTGTAACGGTTCATACTCTCGGAAGATAAGCCGGCATTAAGGCCAAGATCCAGATTTAATGCTCCGCTTGCACTGGATGAACCTACGTAGCTACCATGGTTACCGTAACCTGTGTCACGGTGTCCTGACAGAAGAGATCCCAGCTCCAGGCGCAAACCTGCATTTAGATCCAGATTGCCACTGCTGTTATTGCTATAGCTATCTGCGTAAGTTGCCTGCGAAGCTCCCAGCAATCCAGCTACCAACGTACCCGACAATACCGACAATTTTACCCAACGATTCACTTTTTTCATGATGATATACACTCCTTCTCAATTTTGGTTGAATTAACGCCATTGTTGCCTAAGAGAAAGAGGTATATTGCGGCGGCCGCCCAGGCGGTGCCTGTGACCATTGACTGAACCCATCGAGCCGTTCCATTCGGAAGGCATAATCGTAATCTGGCGTAACCAGACCTGTTGTTGCTCCCGGAAGTGCAGCGGCTGGAGCGGTTGCTCCACCTCCAGTTACACCGGACGAACCGGAGCTTGTCCCTGCTGAAGCATTAGCTGCTCCGGGAGAAGTTGCTGCAACAGACCAACTGGTTGGTCGTTCTGTGCGAGTCTGCAATGGAGATGTTGCATCGACATCATCTTGTTTCAGATTGGCTTCCTGGTTACTCTGCACTTGTTCAGTGACAGCTGGTTTAGCAGCTGTCTGATCTACGAGGAATAACTCGTTATCGGGCAAACCTGCATTAACATCGAAATCCTGCGTCAGATCGGTTACTTCCACAGGCAATGCCTGCGGGACAACAGGTTGTTCTGGACGTACTTCTGGTTCCGAGGCGACTTCAATCACTTTGCCCGTAACCTGTACTGCGTCCTGTCCTTCCTCATTGTTCTGAGATGAGACAGGATTTGCGAGCTCACTCGTATTGGAAGTTTCAACATTCGGTGTTTTGACGACCGTCGGCTTTTCCGGAGTGACTACAGGCGGTTCCGGCTTCACACTTGGAATCTCCACCTTTTCCTGATCAGGATTGAGTTCAGCGGATACGTCTACAACTGGAACCTCTGCTCTCACAGAAGGAAGCTGGACATTTCCCGTACTCAGATCCACTTGGGATGAAGAGATATTGACGGAAGTAACCTCAGGCACATCCACCTTAACGGAAGGTAATTCAACCTTACCCTGCCGAAGGTCTGTTTTCACAGCAGACGTCTCTGCCTTGATGACCTGCGGTACCTCTGCGGTAACGCCAGGCAAGGAAGCTGTACCTTTGTTCAGGTTCACCTGACTGCTTGATACATCGGCTTTGATCACCGGTGTATCCGCCTGTACAGACGGCAGTTCGACGGTTCCCTTCTTCGCATCAATCCCAATCTCTGATGTTCCGGCCGATCCAAGCGGCGTATCTACTTTCAACTCAGATACACTCAGCTTACCTGTCGATTCATTCGCTTTGAGCGACGGAACTTCAACATCCAGTAGTGGTGTGGATACCGATACCGACGGAGTCAGGTTCAACCCGCCATCCGAATCACGTGAAAACAGATTTAGCGACAATCCGCTGGACGGTTTTTCAGAAGATACCTGAGCATCATCCGCATACACATGTGACGATCCAAACCCCAGCATCAAAGTCCCGGCGAGTATAGCCAATGGTATGCTTCCAAGACGCACAATCGATTTTGGTAACTTTACATTCAAGTTGCTTCACCCCCTATCCGCTAATGCGTTGGTGGGACAAGGAATATGAGTTTTCCCCTAGGAATAATTAGAATACAGGGATTTCTGCCTGTTCCTCATTAAACGTGAAGGCGTTTACTCAAACGCTTTTTAATCATAAACTTAAAATTTGAAGTAAATTCAAACCTTCATTTTAACTGTTCTAACCTGAGCAGATCCGGCCTGTTTTCAGTCGCCTGCAATCATGGTCTTGGCTTCAATGGAGCCATTCAGATCGGCTTTTTCCCCGCTACGTTTCATCAAATAAATCAAACCAAGCAGGGTCAGCAAAATGCCTGAACAGACAAAAGCCGGCACTACACCAAATGAAGTGACCATAAATCCGCCTACCACCGGGCCCATAATATTACTGGCTGTCATCACGCTGCCTACCGTTCCAAATACCCTGCCTGTCATCGCCTCAGGTGTTTGTTCCTGCAACAGGATCTGAAAGGGGACAATCGCAAACCCAATTCCGACACCTGCCAGGGCAAAGAGGGATACTAACAACAGATTGGCACCTAGCCCGGCGTGCGGCCAAATCCCAACAATAACTCCGGCTCCGCCGATAACCAGACCCATAAGTGTGGTACCCAGACCCATTTTCAAAACATGCCCTGCATGCTTCCACTTCCGTACACTCATCGCTGCAATTAATGTACCTGCGCCACTTGCTGCCACGCACCATCCCAGCAGATCAGTTGAAATTCCGGGAAGTTGTCTGAATAACACCACAGTCTGTGAATCGGCAAATTGCAGAAAAAGTATGGCTGAAGCAAGCAAAATCAGAGACGTTCCTACATGAGGGAGAGATGCGAGCATGCGGATACCCTCCAGTGTTTCTTTCCAAAAAGAGCCTTTTGAGCGGTTGCGAACATCCCCAGCTGTCTCTTCCTCTACTTCTGTTACGTTATGAATTGCGGTTTGGATCACCCGAGTTCCAGGAATCCACAATAAAATGATGCCGGAGATCAGAAAAGACGCTGAATCGAGAACAAAACACCAGGTAATGCCAAAAGCGGCTACCAAAAGTCCGCCAAGCGCCGGACCAATGATTTTGGACATCTGTTCGATCACCGAGCTGATGGATACAGCTTGCACAAGTTGTTCGCGGGGTACAATTTCCTTCAGCTTTCCGTTTTTGGCCGGAGAGAAGATTACATCAAACAGGGATTTGAGGACAAGCAGTATGTAGACGTGCCAGATCTGGTCAGCAAAAATTAACGCACCCACGATGATAATCCGTGCACCATCAGCTACAATCATCAGCCATTTTCGGTTCAGACGATCTGCAAGCGTGCCTGCGAATGGCCCTGTCAACAGAATGGGTAGTGCTGCGGAAAGTGTGACAAATGTAATCTCCCATGGCGTTGCATTCCAGCGGATACCCACGAGGGTCAGGATTGCGAGCAGATGCAGCCAATCACCCAGATTGGAAATGGCCTGTGCCACCATCAATGTTACAAAAGATCGGTTATTCTTCAGCGGTCGTTGTCCTTCAAACGTTAAATCACTTGTCATCCTTCTTCTCCTCCATTATCTTCCAATTCATAGTATGAACTCATTATATAGAGCAGCCCTCTACTCGACCTCCTGCCAGAGGCGGAGAAAAAGCGACATCTGAAGGATGATTTTTCAGCATGATGAATGATCAAATTTTAAATGCTAAAAATGCAAATCTTGTGACATATCGCATGTTTTTCGTAGAAATAGAAGTTTACAATTAAACCATGGCGACAACCTGAATCGTCAAACATCACTAAACAACTCATATAAGTTGAAATACTCTTTTACCTGAACAGCATAACGGAGAGGACCCCTCTTCATCATTTCAACTTATAAAACTAATCTGAAAAGGCGGGATCAGCATGCTGGAATTACAAGAAATCGGAACCGAACGTTCACTTCATCTGTACCGCACCTTGGCCCAGACATTCAAGAGCGTGAATGAACACGCTGTATCCGGAAGCAAAGTGCATGGCTTCAACCCCACCGCATACGGGGTGCTCGAAGTGTTATATATGAAAGGAGCTCAGCCGATTCAACAGGTTGGCGCACAACTTCTGCTGCAAAGTGGTAATGTGACCTATGTGATCGATAAGCTGGAGCAAAAAGGATTGTTACACCGCAAACATTGTCCGCAAGACAGACGTATCATCTTTGTGGAACTGACCGAAGAAGGACAGCGCACCATGGATGACATCTATCCAGGCTATGCGTTGAAGATTGATCGGGCTGTAAGTGGACTAAGTGAGGAAGACAAGGAATTGCTGTCCGAACTCTTGGGAAGGCTTGCACATTCTGCAGACCGTTTATCAGCGAGCAGCTAGAGCGTATCTTCAAACCTGCCGAAAGCCGGAGCGTAACAGAATGTACTGGAGCAGATATGGAGCGGGAGCGCTAACGAACCTGTGACGTCTTATTCAAGGGTTTGAAGCGCTCGCAGCATTTTAAGGAATCTGACACACGCTATCTTTGAATAAACAGCCGTTTACAACGTGTTTTTCAGGTGATTTCGGGAAATAACGTGTCTCCTGGAGCTAGAATAAAAAGTGGACACCCGTTAACGGACGGAAGGATAATAAGACTAACGGAGGTGTCCACATGGGAGAACAGCGGCAACGATATAACGAAGAATTCAAGAAACAAACGGTCAAATTCATTCAAGAGCAGACGAAGACACTTGGAGATTTGGCAGAAGAACTCAACATTCCAAAAAGTACG
The nucleotide sequence above comes from Paenibacillus sp. W2I17. Encoded proteins:
- a CDS encoding NAD(P)/FAD-dependent oxidoreductase gives rise to the protein MYDVIVIGGGSAGLMACVAAAEHGASVLLLDKGDQLGRKLGISGGGRCNVTNAKETDELIRHIPGNGRFLYSSFQNLDNQGIMRFFENLGIALKEEDNGRMFPVTDKAKTVVDALVGKIVSLGVEIRTKEPVKEIIQNGQQIQGVKLISGKTILGRSVIIATGGKSVPQTGSTGDGYPWAEAAGHTITELYPTEVPIVSGESWIQSKELQGLSLRDIALSVVDAKGKTVISHRGDMIFTHFGVSGPVALRCSQFIRKVQMKSGNPQVIMSIDLFPELSLGALEAQVQQVLEQESRKAVKNILKTWVPERMIPLMMKRAEISDDLTFHHFPKGMLSTLCGLMKAFTFRADGTRSLKEAFVTGGGIHLKEIYPKTMESKLLPGLFFCGEVLDIHGYTGGYNITAAFSTGYTAGMHAAEYRHVTS
- a CDS encoding ABC transporter permease; this encodes METSQRYTPLRLYRRRRKEHFKEQMKNLRLVVDWTVWVYLLVPGLLYLIGWYTSLWTKSLPAWATGLPLPVLTGLIDVVMLTGGVLIFVEEADVLFLKSRPLWMRTLMRQGLYRSCLQHLGKMILITALTAPLWSRVYEMSNLQIALMAVWFGAVASFQAITLHMTKVRLTGWRRWIQMIPLVIGIGYMTINATSWMHGQTWKISFGIVIIMLLLITVGQMRLLMKGTFEGDVREDLRSRLQLTALMLSRAVSKPKAPRTRSIIFRKPRKLLRKRSIANRTAEIAFKAFFRNSATMKLYLQLGGLSIAAVALPPFPVNIIVCALLIIMLTVMFYRSWDVFATSDYVQLITYDSEALHLASSMMVRMLFVPIGILMGFTLGLAWLGWIVGILTAAGAVAFGLCVLSIAGWVRLTRA
- a CDS encoding ABC transporter ATP-binding protein, whose protein sequence is MGTEYNSKEVQESILDVHITEAGYEPGQSTIRNIRMNVGRGELVGIIGPNGAGKSTTIKTLLGLLEHANYEVTIGGDGRYAYIPEQPVFYEYMTLWEHLDLAAAAYEMEEEAFVTRAEELLIRFGMDHVRNDLPASFSKGMRQKMMLMIGFLSSPDIYIVDEPFIGLDPRATKDFLKLLDDERRRGAGVLMSTHVLDTAERICDRFILIASGRSAAEGTLDEIREAAGLPEASLFDCFDVLTS
- a CDS encoding AbrB family transcriptional regulator; translated protein: MERKVTKFGNSLGLTMTDAFKQIGLEQGDMVQIEINQSNGEIIIKKATKVNLPNGISSDFMDTLAEVMGEYDQTLKGLKDR
- a CDS encoding MFS transporter, with the protein product MTSDLTFEGQRPLKNNRSFVTLMVAQAISNLGDWLHLLAILTLVGIRWNATPWEITFVTLSAALPILLTGPFAGTLADRLNRKWLMIVADGARIIIVGALIFADQIWHVYILLVLKSLFDVIFSPAKNGKLKEIVPREQLVQAVSISSVIEQMSKIIGPALGGLLVAAFGITWCFVLDSASFLISGIILLWIPGTRVIQTAIHNVTEVEEETAGDVRNRSKGSFWKETLEGIRMLASLPHVGTSLILLASAILFLQFADSQTVVLFRQLPGISTDLLGWCVAASGAGTLIAAMSVRKWKHAGHVLKMGLGTTLMGLVIGGAGVIVGIWPHAGLGANLLLVSLFALAGVGIGFAIVPFQILLQEQTPEAMTGRVFGTVGSVMTASNIMGPVVGGFMVTSFGVVPAFVCSGILLTLLGLIYLMKRSGEKADLNGSIEAKTMIAGD
- a CDS encoding MarR family winged helix-turn-helix transcriptional regulator, with the translated sequence MLELQEIGTERSLHLYRTLAQTFKSVNEHAVSGSKVHGFNPTAYGVLEVLYMKGAQPIQQVGAQLLLQSGNVTYVIDKLEQKGLLHRKHCPQDRRIIFVELTEEGQRTMDDIYPGYALKIDRAVSGLSEEDKELLSELLGRLAHSADRLSASS